A genomic window from Flavobacterium johnsoniae includes:
- a CDS encoding TonB-dependent receptor → MNYLNQKTLRFLFSISFLFSFLSIFAQQNNGKIKGTITTSDGDAAAGVNIILKNTKYGTVSNDDGTFDFNRVRANSYTLQISLTGYETLETQVTVTENETTSLNLQLKVSNKELQEVVVSGKKSIASKKTDYVARMPLKNLENPQVYNVIHKELLLEQVSIDVKSAVQNSPGSVPVTYPSGGVGVTFRGFTTGINARNGMEMSTNRSSTDLANVERIEVLKGPSGTLFGSTISSFGGVVNLVTKKPFETTATEVSYTMGSFNLNRFTADVNTPLNKDKTVLFRVNAAVNREKSFLDYGFNNTVAFTPSLTFKASDKLTFNIDAEYISSNNTRRTYHRYDAASGITNPGDLKIGYRKSLFYDDNDAKTSANKVFAQAEYQISDNWKSTTLFSFMGENVERSYQTYTLWLNPYEAARRVGNWGPIYDNYTNIQQNFNGQFKTGSIKHKLLVGANYSFNKSGFSSGVTRYLDTIDVRTPFNPMRRKTVDATLTQTAYPVTTSKTFSVYASDVINFTDRLSAMLSLRLDNFKLDTDESTEGYDQTALSPKLGLVYQIVQDQVSVFGNYMNGFQNSPPATQPDATRLILDPVYAAQYEFGVKVEAFNKKLSTTLSYYNIKIDNAVQYDNDGFAFQNGEQVSKGFDFELIANPINGFNIIAGYAFNDNTIPATGKKAVGAPENVANFWTTYTLQNTVKGLGAGFGINYVGKSYMFEDNVFYIPSYTTANATVFYDQPTWRIGVKFNNLSNEKYWDFYGNSQAPSNFLVNLTLKF, encoded by the coding sequence ATGAATTACCTCAATCAGAAAACCTTACGTTTTCTATTTTCAATCAGCTTTTTGTTTTCGTTCTTATCCATTTTTGCACAACAGAACAACGGAAAAATTAAAGGAACAATTACAACTTCAGATGGCGACGCTGCTGCCGGAGTAAATATTATTCTAAAAAATACTAAATACGGTACTGTTTCTAATGATGACGGTACTTTCGATTTTAACAGAGTAAGAGCGAATTCTTATACGCTACAAATCTCTTTAACAGGTTATGAAACTTTAGAAACTCAAGTGACAGTAACCGAAAATGAAACCACTTCTCTTAATCTACAACTTAAAGTTTCGAACAAAGAATTGCAAGAAGTTGTAGTTAGCGGTAAAAAGAGCATCGCATCTAAAAAAACCGATTACGTTGCCAGAATGCCATTAAAAAATCTTGAAAATCCTCAGGTTTACAATGTAATACATAAAGAACTTTTATTAGAACAAGTTTCTATAGATGTAAAAAGTGCGGTACAAAACTCTCCTGGATCTGTGCCGGTTACGTATCCTTCTGGAGGAGTTGGAGTAACTTTTAGAGGTTTTACAACGGGTATTAATGCTAGAAATGGTATGGAAATGTCTACCAACCGTTCTTCTACAGACCTTGCCAACGTTGAAAGAATTGAGGTTTTGAAAGGACCTTCTGGAACTTTATTCGGTTCTACTATTTCATCTTTTGGTGGTGTAGTAAACCTTGTAACTAAAAAACCCTTCGAAACCACTGCTACAGAAGTATCTTATACAATGGGGAGTTTTAATTTAAATCGTTTTACTGCTGATGTAAATACTCCTTTAAACAAAGATAAAACGGTATTATTTAGAGTGAATGCAGCAGTTAACAGAGAGAAAAGCTTTTTAGATTATGGCTTTAATAATACGGTTGCTTTTACGCCAAGCTTAACTTTTAAAGCAAGCGACAAACTTACTTTCAATATCGATGCTGAATATATCAGCTCAAACAATACAAGACGTACTTACCATAGATATGACGCCGCTTCTGGAATTACAAATCCTGGAGATTTGAAAATTGGTTATAGAAAATCATTATTTTACGATGATAACGATGCTAAAACTTCTGCAAATAAAGTTTTTGCTCAGGCAGAATATCAAATATCTGATAATTGGAAATCTACTACGTTATTCTCATTTATGGGAGAAAACGTAGAACGCAGTTATCAAACTTATACGCTTTGGCTAAACCCTTACGAAGCAGCAAGAAGAGTTGGAAACTGGGGTCCTATTTATGACAACTATACAAATATTCAGCAAAACTTTAATGGCCAGTTTAAAACTGGAAGCATTAAACACAAGCTTTTAGTTGGTGCAAACTACAGCTTCAACAAAAGTGGTTTCTCTTCTGGAGTTACAAGATATCTTGACACTATCGATGTGAGAACTCCTTTTAATCCGATGAGAAGAAAAACAGTTGATGCAACTTTAACCCAAACTGCTTATCCTGTTACAACTAGCAAAACTTTTAGTGTTTACGCTTCTGATGTTATTAATTTTACTGATAGATTATCTGCCATGTTGAGTTTACGTTTAGATAATTTTAAATTAGACACAGACGAAAGTACAGAAGGTTACGATCAAACAGCATTATCTCCAAAATTAGGATTAGTGTATCAAATTGTTCAAGATCAAGTTTCGGTTTTTGGAAACTACATGAACGGATTCCAAAACTCGCCTCCTGCTACACAGCCCGATGCTACAAGATTAATTTTAGATCCTGTTTACGCGGCACAATATGAATTTGGTGTAAAAGTAGAAGCATTCAATAAAAAATTGAGCACTACTTTAAGTTATTATAACATCAAAATTGATAACGCTGTACAATATGATAATGATGGTTTTGCATTTCAGAATGGCGAACAAGTGAGTAAAGGCTTTGATTTTGAATTAATTGCGAATCCAATAAATGGTTTTAATATTATTGCTGGATATGCTTTCAACGATAATACTATTCCCGCAACTGGAAAAAAAGCTGTCGGAGCTCCAGAAAATGTTGCTAATTTCTGGACAACTTATACGTTACAAAATACTGTAAAAGGTTTAGGTGCTGGATTTGGAATAAATTATGTTGGAAAAAGCTA